In the genome of Cydia strobilella chromosome Z, ilCydStro3.1, whole genome shotgun sequence, one region contains:
- the LOC134754457 gene encoding cyclin-dependent kinases regulatory subunit-like gives MPKDSKEIYYSDKYYDEEHEYRHVVLPKEMVKLVPKDHLMSEQEWRGIGVQQSEGWVHYMMHEPEPHVLLFRRKKTTPPEKK, from the exons ATGCCAAAAGACTCAAAAGAGATTTACTATTCGGATAAGTATTACGACGAGGAACATGAGTACag GCATGTGGTGTTACCAAAAGAAATGGTGAAACTAGTTCCCAAGGATCATTTAATGTCAGAACAAGAATGGCGAGGCATTGGAGTGCAGCAAAGTGAAGGATGGGTTCACTATATGATGCACGAACCCG AACCTCATGTTTTGCTGTTCCGCCGAAAAAAGACCACCCCTCCAGAGAAGAAGTGA